The proteins below are encoded in one region of Phaseolus vulgaris cultivar G19833 chromosome 1, P. vulgaris v2.0, whole genome shotgun sequence:
- the LOC137816264 gene encoding putative ETHYLENE INSENSITIVE 3-like 4 protein — MVLINEEIDPYITEEENQDESIDYDQLKKRMWKDRILLQKLKEKREKQEPDKEAKIEASRRKKMSRAQDLVLKYMVKIMEVCNAQGFVYGIIPEKGKPVSGSSDSLREWWKDQIRFDQSAPSAILNYLPLLEKDKMDITSYIHLLQDLQDSTLGSLLSALRQHCVPPQRKFPLERGLSPPWWPTGEELWWGEQGLLAQEHGAPPYRKPHDLKKAWKVSVLAAIIKHISPDFDKLRRLVTQSKTLQDKMTARDSSTWSKVMNQEEVLLGITGKLSLSNEDVENHEEGEGSGSDSAQLLKRKVSFGSGSEDDKLYACQNVECPQSKLSMGFVDRNARLDHEALCAYRIEDSYLPFHRYLSNEASPITSVDDWMNVAIQNDAKVVEAAGGSGTLEDNACYWLNGVENLELEAALEMLLNDNEDFDQNPVQIPQVQEDATSIWDLPWHPSQ; from the coding sequence ATGGTGCTGATCAACGAAGAAATTGACCCCTACATCACTGAAGAAGAGAACCAAGATGAGAGCATCGACTATGACCAGCTGAAAAAACGCATGTGGAAGGATAGGATTCTGCTACAGAAGCTGAAGGAGAAGCGTGAGAAACAAGAGCCGGACAAAGAAGCAAAAATAGAGGCATCGAGAAGGAAGAAGATGTCAAGAGCACAAGACTTGGTCCTCAAGTACATGGTGAAGATCATGGAAGTCTGCAACGCCCAAGGTTTTGTTTATGGCATCATCCCAGAAAAGGGAAAGCCCGTGTCTGGTTCCTCCGACAGCTTGCGAGAGTGGTGGAAGGACCAAATCCGCTTTGACCAAAGCGCCCCCAGTGCAATCTTGAATTACTTGCCACTCTTGGAAAAAGACAAGATGGATATAACCTCCTATATTCACCTCCTCCAAGACTTGCAAGACTCTACTTTGGGTTCTCTGCTATCTGCTCTGCGGCAACACTGTGTCCCTCCACAAAGAAAGTTCCCTTTGGAGAGAGGCTTATCTCCCCCTTGGTGGCCCACCGGGGAGGAACTCTGGTGGGGTGAGCAAGGCCTTCTGGCCCAAGAACATGGGGCCCCTCCTTATAGGAAGCCCCATGACTTGAAAAAGGCCTGGAAAGTTTCTGTTCTGGCTGCGATTATCAAACACATATCCCCTGATTTTGATAAACTCAGAAGGTTGGTGACTCAGTCGAAAACCTTGCAAGATAAAATGACAGCCAGGGATAGTTCGACTTGGTCCAAAGTCATGAACCAAGAAGAGGTTTTACTAGGAATAACTGGCAAGTTATCTCTTTCAAATGAAGATGTTGAGAACCATGAAGAGGGAGAAGGCTCTGGCTCTGACTCTGCTCAACTTTTGAAGAGGAAGGTCTCTTTTGGTAGTGGCAGTGAGGATGATAAGTTATATGCATGTCAAAACGTTGAGTGTCCACAGAGCAAGTTGTCTATGGGGTTTGTGGACAGGAACGCGAGGTTGGACCATGAAGCTCTCTGTGCCTACCGCATAGAGGATAGCTACCTTCCTTTTCACCGTTATCTCTCCAATGAAGCATCACCAATCACGAGTGTAGATGATTGGATGAATGTGGCAATTCAGAATGATGCGAAGGTGGTGGAGGCTGCTGGTGGGAGTGGAACATTGGAAGATAACGCTTGTTACTGGCTTAATGGTGTTGAAAATCTTGAATTGGAAGCTGCACTAGAGATGTTACTCAACGATAACGAGGACTTTGATCAAAACCCAGTTCAGATTCCGCAGGTTCAAGAGGATGCAACCTCAATTTGGGACTTGCCATGGCATCCATCCCAATAG